One window from the genome of Kryptolebias marmoratus isolate JLee-2015 linkage group LG1, ASM164957v2, whole genome shotgun sequence encodes:
- the LOC108233613 gene encoding uncharacterized protein LOC108233613: MLINITLVPLCVDFTSAGDYVLFIFHIMAGISTVLVAGSVVCGIISTRALLRQNRFIFMLNTSICDTMTGCGIFYQFLFDVREEHPVKNGTLYILPSLLGVNIMTFLFSQFDRYFAICHPFFYGRFINIKVVICVNIYSWVHVYSQLLIQRVVSPTTAMDIAVYSRISLLVIIITKVSMTVKLLVVAKYQLLREPPGPERDSKKESLLIIIIVVIFFLLLWSPSIVDSIVSSMTGTLPMFRNDAVNPYRILSRSNALCTSSLYLWASPSLRAAVWEIVWSKICCCCCCKTPQCLTAPPVSQVAVSDMGNMGSRLGWLIIQGGTTPLPSPLKNDRLPHHYH; encoded by the exons ATGCTCATCAACATAACTCTTGTTCCTCTGTGTGTTGACTTCACCTCTGCAGGAGATTATGTCCTTTTCATTTTCCACATCATGGCAGGGATCAGCACTGTGCTTGTGGCTGGCTCTGTGGTCTGTGGCATCATCAGCACCCGCGCACTTCTAAGACAAAACCGCTTCATATTTATGCTGAACACCAGCATCTGTGACACGATGACCGGCTGCGGGATTTTCTACCAGTTTCTATTTGATGTGAGAGAGGAACACCCAGTTAAAAATGGGACTCTGTACATTTTACCTTCTCTTCTTGGAGTTAATAtcatgacttttttattttcccagtttgacagatattttgctatttgTCACCCGTTCTTTTATGGTCGTTTCATCAACATAAAAGTTGTTATATGTGTGAACATTTACAGCTGGGTACATGTTTATAGTCAGCTGCTCATACAGCGTGTGGTGTCGCCGACTACAGCCATGGATATTGCTGTGTACAGTAGGATCAGTCTGTTGGTGATTATCATCACTAAAGTGTCCATGACTGTAAAGCTTCTCGTCGTGGCCAAATACCAGCTGCTGAGAGAGCCGCCGGGCCCAGAGAGAGACAGTAAGAAAGAGTCCCTGTTGATTATAATAATAGTGGTGATCTTTTTCTTGCTCCTCTGGAGTCCCAGCATTGTCGACTCCATTGTGAGTTCGATGACAGGAACACTGCCTATGTTCAGAAACGATGCGGTCAATCCATATAGAATCTTGTCTCGAAGCAACGCTCTGTGCACTTCGTCTCTGTACCTGTGGGCGAGTCCTTCACTCAGAGCAGCCGTGTGGGAAATTGTGTGGAGcaaaatctgctgctgctgctgctgcaaaacacCACAATG cctcactgctcCACCTGTCTCCCAAGTGGCGGTTTCTGATATGGGCAACATGGGCAGCCGCCTAGGGTGGCTTATCATCCAGGGCGGCACGACCCCCCTCCCCTCACCTCTGAAAAATGATCGCCTCCCCCACCACTACCACTGA
- the hic2 gene encoding hypermethylated in cancer 2 protein, translating to MELPNHAKQLLLQLNQQRAKGFLCDVIIVVENALFRAHKNILAASSIYFKSLVLHDNLINLDTEMVNPSVFRQVLDFIYTGKLLTSSDQSNEQNFSALLTAASYLQLHDLAALCRKKLKRSGGKPLPGKPSTPGPISRLRLNNQRLSSSTPAGPNNHYPPTPSDADQPQPDEGLRDKLSDDEMFVGSSGKTGNGGNGSSNGNLSSGASAGEPDLGLDLSKKSPHSAGTATDALSPHSNSQESPQSASVSTTNSASLDDSSTTLPGVDTCISETMELNSSSKTSEESQNQTDGPPPQKKTRQAARKNEWPKKEASGLKSEEHDRPLVNGVIVGPKEGRSSGICGGSSSCFASDQSFQCKDEDEGGENGQEHSDESGQSDGESAGGGGGSAGGHHSVNYVYRQEGFEPAFGDNLYVCIPCGKGFPSSEQLNAHVETHTEDELYIKEEGGTFVKEEDEEEAEDLSASVGPSNFSSETRPFKCTVCSKSYKDPATLRQHEKSHWLTRPFPCNICGKMFTQRGTMTRHMRSHLGLKPFACEECGMRFTRQYRLTEHMRVHSGEKPYECQLCGGKFTQQRNLISHLRMHTSPS from the coding sequence atGGAACTGCCAAATCATGCCAAACAACTGTTGCTGCAACTCAACCAGCAGAGAGCCAAAGGCTTCCTGTGTGATGTTATCATTGTGGTGGAGAATGCACTCTTCCGTGCTCACAAGAACATCCTGGCAGCAAGCAGCATTTACTTCAAATCTCTGGTCCTCCACGATAACCTAATTAACCTTGACACAGAGATGGTCAACCCATCTGTTTTTAGACAAGTTCTGGATTTTATCTATACTGGAAAGCTTCTGACCTCCTCAGACCAGAGCAATGAGCAGAACTTCAGTGCCCTCTTGACTGCAGCCAGCTACCTCCAGCTCCATGACCTCGCCGCTCTGTGCAGAAAGAAGCTCAAGCGCAGTGGTGGGAAGCCCCTGCCAGGAAAACCCTCCACTCCAGGTCCCATTAGCCGCTTACGCCTCAACAACCAGCGCCTTTCCTCTTCTACCCCTGCTGGCCCTAACAACCACTATCCTCCGACCCCTTCCGATGCCGACCAACCACAGCCAGATGAAGGCCTTCGGGACAAGCTCTCAGATGATGAGATGTTTGTCGGCAGTTCTGGGAAGACAGGAAATGGGGGGAATGGAAGCAGTAACGGTAATCTTAGCAGTGGAGCAAGTGCTGGAGAGCCAGATCTTGGACTTGATTTGTCCAAAAAGAGTCCTCACTCTGCAGGCACAGCCACTGATGCCCTCAGCCCGCACAGCAACTCCCAGGAGTCCCCTCAATCTGCCTCAGTATCCACAACCAACAGTGCCTCGTTGGATGACTCCTCAACCACCCTACCAGGTGTAGACACTTGCATCTCAGAGACCATGGAGCTCAACTCCTCTTCTAAAACCTCAGAGGAATCCCAAAACCAAACCGATGGTCCTCCACCGCAGAAAAAAACCCGGCAGGCTGCTCGCAAAAATGAATGGCCAAAGAAAGAGGCATCAGGGTTGAAGTCAGAGGAGCACGATAGGCCCCTGGTTAACGGTGTGATTGTTGGTCCTAAAGAAGGCCGCTCCTCTGGGATATGTGGAGGTAGTAGTAGCTGCTTTGCATCTGACCAGTCTTTCCAGTGTAAAGATGAGGATGAAGGAGGAGAAAACGGCCAAGAACACAGTGATGAAAGTGGTCAAAGTGATGGAGAGAgtgcaggaggtggaggaggatcAGCAGGAGGGCACCACAGCGTCAACTATGTGTACCGGCAGGAAGGTTTTGAGCCAGCATTCGGAGACAACCTCTATGTGTGCATTCCCTGTGGTAAGGGCTTCCCCAGTTCTGAGCAGCTCAATGCTCATGTGGAGACGCACACCGAGGACGAGCTCTACATCAAAGAAGAGGGTGGGACCTTTGTAAaagaggaagacgaggaggaagcTGAGGACCTTTCTGCTTCTGTAGGTCCCTCCAACTTTAGCTCTGAAACGCGTCCGTTCAAGTGTACTGTCTGCAGTAAGAGCTACAAAGACCCTGCAACGCTGAGACAACATGAAAAGAGCCACTGGCTGACCAGGCCCTTCCCCTGCAACATCTGCGGCAAAATGTTCACCCAGAGGGGAACCATGACACGCCACATGCGCAGCCATCTAGGCCTCAAGCCTTTCGCATGTGAAGAGTGCGGCATGCGTTTCACACGTCAGTACCGCCTGACGGAGCACATGCGTGTTCACTCTGGGGAGAAGCCGTACGAATGCCAGCTATGTGGTGGGAAGTTTACCCAGCAACGCAACCTCATCAGTCACCTGAGAATGCACACTTCACCCTCTTAA
- the LOC108233614 gene encoding tachykinin-like peptides receptor 86C, whose product MLINITLVPLCVDFTSAGDYVLFIFHIMAGISTVLVAGSVVCGIISTCALLRQNRFIFILNTSICDTMTGCGIFYQYLFDVREDFPVKNGTHYILPSLLGVNIMTFLFSQFDRYFAICHPFFYGRFINLKVVICVNIYSWAHVFGFLLIQHMVPSSKATDMSVYSRIYLFVIIITKVSMTIKLLVVAKYQLLREPPGPERDSKKESLLIIIIVVIFFLLLWLPNIIYSIVSSMTGTYTIFRNDAVDPYKILVRGNALCTPSLYLWASPSLRAAVWETVWSKICCCCKTPQRSNKVSWVTGRISK is encoded by the exons ATGCTCATCAACATAACTCTTGTTCCTTTGTGTGTTGACTTCACCTCTGCAGGAGATTATGTCCTTTTCATTTTCCACATCATGGCAGGGATCAGCACTGTGCTTGTGGCCGGCTCTGTGGTCTGTGGCATCATCAGCACCTGTGCACTTTTAAGACAAAACCGCTTCATATTTATACTGAACACCAGCATCTGTGACACGATGACCGGCTGTGGGATTTTCTACCAATATCTATTTGATGTGAGAGAGGATTTCCCAGTTAAAAATGGGACTCATTACATTTTACCTTCTCTTCTCGGAGTTAATATCATGACGTTTCTATTTtcacagtttgacagatattttgctatttgTCATCCGTTCTTTTATGGTCGTTTCATCAACTTAAAAGTTGTTATATGTGTGAACATTTACAGTTGGgcgcatgtttttggttttctgctcATACAGCACATGGTGCCATCATCTAAAGCTACAGATATGTCTGTGTACAGTAGGATCTATCTGTTCGTGATTATCATCACTAAAGTGTCCATGACCATAAAGCTGCTCGTCGTGGCCAAATACCAGCTGCTGAGAGAGCCGCCGGGCCCAGAGAGAGACAGTAAGAAAGAGTCTCTGTTGATTATAATTATAGTGGTGATCtttttcctgctcctctggCTTCCCAACATAATCTACTCCATTGTGAGTTCGATGACAGGGACATACACTATATTCAGAAATGACGCAGTCGATCCGTATAAAATCTTGGTTCGAGGCAACGCTCTGTGCACTCCGTCTCTGTACCTGTGGGCGAGTCCTTCACTCAGAGCAGCCGTGTGGGAAACTGTGTGGAGcaaaatctgctgctgctgcaaaacacCACAACG gtctAATAAGGTTTCATGGGTAACAGGGAGGATTTCAAAGTGA
- the LOC108233616 gene encoding kappa-type opioid receptor-like, whose translation MLINITLVPLCVDFTSAGDYVLFIFHIMAGISTVLVAGSVVCGIISTRALLRQNRFIFMLNTSICDTMTGCGIFYQFLFDVREDFPVKNGTHYILSSLLGVNIMTFLFSQFDRYFAICHPFFYGRFINIKVVICVNIYSWVHVYSQLLIQRVVSPTTAMDIAVYSRISLLVIIITKVSMTVKLLAVAKYQLLRELPGPERDSKKESLLIIIIVVIFFLLLWLPNIIYSIVSSLTGTLPMFRNDAVNPYKILSRSNALCTPSLYLWASPSLRAAVWETVWRKICCCCKTPQCSS comes from the exons ATGCTCATCAACATAACTCTTGTTCCTCTGTGTGTTGACTTCACCTCTGCAGGAGATTATGTCCTTTTCATTTTCCACATCATGGCAGGGATCAGCACTGTGCTTGTGGCTGGCTCTGTGGTCTGTGGCATCATCAGCACCCGCGCACTTCTAAGACAAAACCGCTTCATATTTATGCTGAACACCAGCATCTGTGACACGATGACCGGCTGCGGGATTTTCTACCAGTTTCTATTTGATGTGAGAGAGGATTTCCCAGTTAAAAATGGGACTCATTACATTTTATCTTCTCTTCTTGGAGTTAATATCATGACGTTTCTATTTTcacagtttgacagatactTTGCTATTTGTCACCCGTTCTTTTATGGTCGTTTCATCAACATAAAAGTTGTTATATGTGTGAACATTTACAGCTGGGTACATGTTTATAGTCAGCTGCTCATACAGCGTGTGGTGTCGCCGACTACAGCCATGGATATTGCTGTGTACAGTAGGATCAGTCTGTTGGTGATTATCATCACTAAAGTGTCCATGACTGTAAAGCTTCTCGCCGTGGCCAAATACCAGCTGCTGAGAGAGCTGCCGGGCCCAGAGAGAGACAGTAAGAAAGAGTCTCTGTTGATTATAATTATAGTGGTGATCtttttcctgctcctctggCTTCCCAACATAATCTACTCCATTGTGAGTTCGTTGACAGGAACACTGCCTATGTTCAGAAACGATGCGGTCAATCCGTATAAAATCTTGTCTCGAAGCAACGCTCTGTGCACTCCGTCTCTGTACCTGTGGGCGAGTCCTTCACTCAGAGCAGCCGTGTGGGAAACTGTGTGGCGcaaaatctgctgctgctgcaaaacacCACAATG CTCCAGTTAG
- the LOC108233615 gene encoding tachykinin-like peptides receptor 86C, protein MLINITLVPLCVDFTSAGDYVLFIFHIMAGISTVLVAGSVVCGIISTRALLRQNRFIFMLNTSICDTMTGCGIFYQFLFDVREGFLVKNGTHYILSSLLGVNIMTFLFSQFDRYFAICHPFFYCRFINIKVVICVNIYSWVHVYSQLLIQSMVPPNIAVDMAVYSRLSLLVIIITKVSMTVKLLVVAKYQLLREPPGPERDSKKESLLIIIIVVIFFLLLWLPNIIYSIVSSMSGAFNIFRNDAVNPYKILSRSNALCTPSLYLWASPSLRAAVWETVWSKICCCCKTPQRSNKVSWVTGRISK, encoded by the exons ATGCTCATCAACATAACTCTTGTTCCTTTGTGTGTTGACTTCACCTCTGCAGGAGATTATGTCCTTTTCATTTTCCACATCATGGCAGGGATCAGCACTGTGCTTGTGGCCGGCTCTGTGGTCTGTGGCATCATCAGCACCCGCGCACTTCTAAGACAAAACCGCTTCATATTTATGCTGAACACCAGCATCTGTGACACGATGACCGGCTGCGGGATTTTCTACCAGTTTCTATTTGATGTGAGAGAGGGTTTCCTAGTTAAAAATGGGACTCATTACATTTTATCTTCTCTTCTTGGAGTTAATATCATGACGTTTCTATTTTCCCAGTTTGACAGATACTTTGCTATTTGTCATCCATTCTTTTATTGTCGTTTCATCAACATAAAAGTTGTTATATGTGTGAACATTTACAGTTGGGTACATGTTTATAGTCAGCTGCTCATACAGAGCATGGTGCCGCCAAATATAGCCGTGGATATGGCTGTGTACAGTAGGCTCAGTCTGTTGGTGATTATCATCACTAAAGTGTCCATGACTGTAAAGCTGCTCGTCGTGGCCAAATACCAGCTGCTGAGAGAGCCGCCGGGCCCAGAGAGAGACAGTAAGAAAGAGTCTCTGTTGATTATAATAATAGTGGTGATCtttttcctgctcctctggCTTCCCAACATAATCTACTCCATTGTGAGTTCGATGTCAGGAGCATTCAATATATTCAGAAACGATGCGGTCAATCCGTATAAAATCTTGTCTCGAAGCAACGCTCTGTGCACTCCGTCTCTGTACCTGTGGGCGAGTCCTTCACTCAGAGCAGCCGTGTGGGAAACTGTGTGGAGcaaaatctgctgctgctgcaaaacacCACAACG gtctAATAAGGTTTCATGGGTAACAGGGAGGATTTCAAAGTGA
- the LOC108233612 gene encoding trace amine-associated receptor 7e-like gives MLLNTTFIPLSVDFSSPEHFLIFIFHLLFATSAVLVAGSVLVGISCTRSLRGQNRFIFMLNTSISDTLTGFSVYYLGLFDVQEGYPSRNGTFYILPSFLGVNILTFLFAQFDRYLAVCHPFFYTRYVTRSVVVGFCAFSWIYTYSILTVQNLLTISKAIQFQGFSVLFLQIVVLIKVIMTVKLYIITRGQLVREAPGADRDSKRESLRIIVFVVICFLALWGPSFVNIIVRLLTGKGLRFRNEATNLFAIMARLNALVTPAVYIWGSPALRAAVWRTVWRRLCPRRGAR, from the coding sequence ATGCTCCTGAACACCACCTTCATCCCTCTGTCGGTGGATTTCAGCTCCCCGGAGCActtcctcatcttcatcttccatCTCCTGTTCGCCACCAGCGCCGTGCTCGTGGCCGGTTCGGTTCTCGTCGGGATCTCCTGCACCCGATCCCTGCGAGGCCAGAACCGCTTCATCTTCATGCTCAACACGAGCATCAGCGACACCCTGACCGGCTTCTCGGTCTACTACCTCGGCCTGTTCGACGTGCAGGAGGGCTACCCGTCCAGGAACGGGACCTTCTATATTCTGCCGTCATTCCTCGGGGTTAATATCCTAACCTTCCTGTTTGCTCAGTTTGACCGCTACTTGGCTGTCTGCCACCCGTTCTTTTACACCCGCTACGTGACGAGATcagttgttgttggtttttgtgcGTTTTCCTGGATCTACACCTACTCCATCCTCACTGTGCAGAACTTGTTGACCATCTCAAAGGCGATTCAGTTCCAAgggttttctgtgttgtttctgCAGATTGTAGTTCTCATTAAAGTCATCATGACAGTTAAATTATACATCATTACCAGGGGCCAACTGGTGCGAGAGGCGCCCGGCGCGGATAGGGACAGCAAGAGGGAGTCGCTGCGCATCATCGTGTTTGTGGTCATCTGTTTCTTGGCTCTGTGGGGTCCTTCCTTTGTTAACATCATTGTCAGACTGCTGACCGGGAAGGGTCTGAGGTTTAGGAACGAAGCCACAAACCTGTTCGCCATCATGGCGCGCCTGAACGCGCTGGTTACTCCAGCGGTGTACATCTGGGGCAGCCCGGCGCTGCGGGCGGCCGTGTGGAGGACGGTGTGGAGGAGGCTCTGCCCACGGCGGGGGGCGAGGTAA